In one window of Cupriavidus necator N-1 DNA:
- a CDS encoding DUF3025 domain-containing protein translates to MQVPAADEPFVAALAGIDWSRPWFQPFAARGAALAAAVQGGADLRALLNAYAAQLRLRNARGLPLRFIAQHALPEGSAYEAHIHATGEIPTRDNLHDFFNALTWLHFPRAKRVLNQIQAEVIAREGVQTTRGGVRDAATLFDENAVLFVSADQGLVDALKGFAWQRLLVESRPAWGRACTVVPFGHALLEKLVQPYKSVTAHAWVLPLAPQQAAGPSLDAMLAQSLAAAAQAGALRGGRSFAPLPVLGIPGWCDDNAEPGFYADTAVFRPGRRAG, encoded by the coding sequence ATGCAGGTGCCCGCGGCCGACGAGCCTTTCGTCGCCGCGCTGGCCGGGATCGACTGGTCCCGGCCGTGGTTCCAGCCGTTTGCGGCGCGGGGTGCCGCGCTCGCTGCGGCGGTGCAGGGCGGCGCCGATTTGCGCGCGCTGCTAAACGCGTATGCAGCGCAACTTCGCCTGCGCAACGCCCGCGGCCTGCCCCTGCGTTTTATCGCCCAGCATGCCTTGCCCGAAGGCAGCGCCTATGAGGCGCATATCCATGCCACGGGCGAGATCCCGACCCGCGACAATCTCCACGATTTCTTCAACGCGCTGACCTGGCTGCATTTCCCGCGGGCCAAGCGCGTGCTCAACCAGATCCAGGCCGAGGTCATCGCGCGCGAAGGCGTGCAGACCACGCGCGGCGGCGTGCGCGATGCGGCGACCCTGTTCGACGAGAATGCGGTGCTGTTTGTCAGCGCCGATCAGGGCTTGGTGGATGCGCTCAAGGGGTTTGCGTGGCAGCGGCTGTTGGTCGAATCCAGGCCGGCGTGGGGCAGGGCCTGCACGGTGGTGCCGTTCGGCCACGCGCTGCTCGAAAAGCTGGTGCAGCCGTACAAGTCGGTCACTGCGCATGCGTGGGTGCTGCCGCTGGCGCCGCAGCAGGCGGCAGGCCCATCGCTGGACGCCATGCTGGCGCAATCCCTTGCCGCTGCGGCCCAGGCTGGCGCGCTGCGCGGCGGGCGCAGTTTTGCGCCGCTGCCGGTGCTGGGCATCCCGGGCTGGTGCGACGATAATGCCGAACCTGGCTTCTACGCCGATACCGCGGTGTTCCGCCCGGGACGGCGCGCCGGCTGA
- a CDS encoding YbhB/YbcL family Raf kinase inhibitor-like protein codes for MKLWSKSFNDNAPIPGEFAFCVPDATAHVALSNNRNPDLHWEDAPAETRSFVLICHDRDVPSKGDDVNQEGREVPASLPRVDFFHWVLVDIPPGLTSIAAGSHSDGVIARGKPGPEAAGGTATAGGLRHGINDYTGWFAGDADMKGDYYGYDGPCPPWNDTLLHHYVFTLYALDVDRLPLDGTFTGAQVRDAIQGHVLAQASLTGTYTLNPKLAK; via the coding sequence ATGAAACTCTGGAGCAAGTCCTTCAACGACAACGCGCCGATTCCCGGCGAGTTCGCCTTCTGCGTGCCCGACGCCACCGCCCACGTGGCCCTGTCGAACAACCGCAATCCCGACCTGCACTGGGAAGACGCCCCGGCCGAGACGCGCTCGTTCGTGCTGATCTGCCACGACCGCGACGTCCCCAGCAAGGGCGACGACGTCAACCAGGAAGGCCGCGAAGTGCCGGCCTCGCTGCCGCGCGTGGACTTCTTCCACTGGGTGCTGGTCGACATCCCGCCGGGCCTGACCTCGATCGCGGCGGGCTCGCACAGCGACGGTGTGATCGCGCGCGGCAAGCCGGGCCCCGAAGCCGCCGGCGGCACCGCCACCGCGGGCGGCCTGCGCCACGGCATCAACGACTACACCGGCTGGTTCGCCGGCGATGCCGACATGAAGGGCGACTACTACGGCTATGACGGCCCGTGCCCCCCGTGGAACGACACGCTGCTGCACCACTACGTGTTCACGCTGTATGCGCTGGACGTCGACCGGCTGCCGCTGGATGGCACGTTCACCGGCGCGCAGGTGCGCGACGCGATCCAGGGCCATGTGCTGGCGCAGGCCAGCCTCACCGGAACCTATACGCTGAACCCGAAGCTGGCGAAATAA
- a CDS encoding OsmC family protein, giving the protein MECKVTWMGADGMSFVAQTGSGHIVAMDGAPEGGGHNLAPRPMEMVLLGTGGCTAYDVVLILKRGRQDVSGCSVQLQAERAGEDPKVFTRINFHFVVTGKNLNPATVERAIKLSHEKYCSASIMLAKTAEITHTLEIVEA; this is encoded by the coding sequence ATGGAATGCAAAGTGACATGGATGGGCGCGGACGGCATGAGCTTCGTGGCCCAGACCGGCAGCGGCCATATCGTGGCGATGGACGGCGCGCCTGAGGGCGGCGGCCACAACCTGGCACCGCGGCCGATGGAGATGGTGCTGCTCGGCACGGGTGGCTGCACCGCCTATGACGTGGTGCTGATCCTCAAGCGCGGCCGCCAGGACGTTTCCGGCTGCAGCGTCCAGCTGCAGGCCGAGCGCGCCGGCGAGGACCCCAAGGTCTTCACCCGCATCAACTTCCATTTTGTGGTGACCGGCAAGAATCTCAACCCCGCCACGGTCGAGCGTGCCATCAAGCTGTCGCACGAAAAGTACTGCTCGGCGTCGATCATGCTGGCCAAGACGGCCGAGATCACGCACACGCTGGAAATCGTCGAAGCCTGA
- a CDS encoding bactofilin family protein: MLFSKKKGLSIDTLIGEDTAIDGDLVFAGGLRLDGRVRGNVTAAPGKPSMLVVSEKGMVEGEISVGHLVLNGTVKGPVQATDLLELQPHARVLGDVRYAALEMHQGALVEGRLMPLVQGEIKALPNLLEAAPAAEVTEAADEAAATDRAVPAGDAHPTEKAA; the protein is encoded by the coding sequence ATGCTGTTTTCGAAAAAGAAGGGCCTTTCGATCGATACGCTGATCGGCGAAGACACCGCTATCGACGGCGACCTGGTCTTTGCCGGCGGCCTGCGCCTGGACGGCCGCGTGCGCGGCAACGTCACCGCGGCGCCGGGCAAGCCGAGCATGCTGGTGGTCAGCGAAAAAGGCATGGTCGAGGGCGAGATCAGCGTCGGCCACCTGGTGCTCAACGGCACTGTCAAGGGTCCGGTGCAGGCCACCGACCTGCTCGAACTGCAGCCGCATGCCCGCGTGCTGGGCGACGTGCGCTATGCGGCGCTGGAAATGCACCAGGGCGCGCTGGTCGAAGGCCGCCTGATGCCGCTGGTGCAAGGCGAGATCAAGGCGCTGCCGAACCTGCTCGAGGCGGCGCCGGCGGCTGAAGTGACGGAAGCGGCGGACGAGGCTGCCGCCACGGACCGCGCAGTGCCCGCTGGCGACGCGCATCCCACTGAAAAAGCCGCCTGA
- a CDS encoding LysR family transcriptional regulator, which produces MIPFSFRQLEYFVAAAEHGSISAAARARHVSQPSVSTAIAQLEDTLGEPLFRRQVSRGLSLTPAGQRLLGRARDILALAAGLTVDDATGRGLTGQLSLTCFQDLGPYFVPRLLAGLRRHHPGISVTLFEADLATVHRTLQAGKAELALTYELGLDARTERRTLAELAPYALLPAGHPLASGTDVSLADLAGERLILEDIPQTREYFLSLFWAHGLHPVLHQYTQTFEMQRGLVAHGYGVALSCTRPAGDHSYDGVPIACLPLREPVTPQRVVLARSPAMRASPLAQVFMDWVEAGGAMRLP; this is translated from the coding sequence ATGATCCCCTTCTCTTTCCGCCAGCTCGAATACTTTGTCGCCGCAGCCGAGCATGGCAGCATCAGCGCGGCGGCTCGGGCGCGCCATGTGTCGCAGCCGTCTGTCTCCACCGCGATCGCGCAGCTGGAAGACACGCTGGGCGAGCCTCTCTTCAGGCGCCAGGTCAGCCGTGGGTTGTCCCTGACGCCCGCCGGGCAGCGCCTGCTGGGGCGGGCACGAGACATCCTCGCGCTGGCGGCCGGCCTCACCGTGGACGACGCCACCGGCCGGGGGTTGACCGGCCAGCTCTCGCTGACCTGCTTCCAGGACCTCGGGCCGTATTTTGTGCCACGTCTGCTGGCGGGGCTGCGCCGGCACCATCCGGGCATCTCGGTGACCTTGTTCGAGGCCGACCTGGCGACCGTCCACCGCACGCTGCAGGCGGGCAAGGCCGAACTGGCGCTGACCTATGAACTGGGGCTCGATGCCCGCACCGAGCGCCGCACGCTGGCGGAACTGGCACCCTATGCGCTGCTGCCCGCCGGCCATCCGCTGGCAAGCGGCACCGATGTGAGCCTGGCCGACCTGGCAGGCGAACGGCTGATCCTCGAGGACATCCCGCAGACGCGCGAGTACTTCCTGTCGCTGTTCTGGGCGCATGGCCTGCACCCGGTGTTGCACCAGTACACGCAGACCTTCGAGATGCAGCGCGGACTGGTGGCGCACGGCTATGGCGTGGCGCTGTCGTGCACGCGCCCGGCCGGCGACCACAGCTACGACGGCGTGCCGATCGCCTGCCTGCCGCTGCGCGAGCCGGTGACGCCGCAGCGCGTGGTGCTGGCGCGCTCGCCGGCCATGCGGGCCTCGCCGCTGGCGCAGGTGTTCATGGATTGGGTGGAAGCGGGCGGCGCGATGCGCCTGCCCTAG
- a CDS encoding anhydro-N-acetylmuramic acid kinase — translation MTQPVPGSERYIGIMSGTSMDGADAVLVDFSGARPAVLAAASQPFPDTLRAAFSALQQPGEDEIHREALAANALAQVYADCVAALLGEAQVDAAAVAAIGAHGQTIRHRPGLYDGIGYTRQSQHPARLAELAGIDVVADFRSRDLAAGGQGAPLVPALHHALFGSDAETRVACNIGGISNISILPAAGGAVSGFDCGPGNALLDYWIGRHRGLPFDSNGDWAASGRVDAALLAQCLDEPYFSAAPPKSTGRDLFHPGWLEARLASFQHLAPVDVQATLAALTAEAIARDVRTHAPDARRLIVCGGGARNAFVMARLVQALPCVAIETSEDYGVPVSQVEAIAFAWLARQCLLRQPGNVPTVTGAAGPRVLGAIYPR, via the coding sequence GTGACCCAGCCCGTGCCTGGCAGCGAACGCTATATCGGCATCATGTCCGGCACCAGCATGGACGGTGCCGACGCGGTGCTGGTGGATTTCAGCGGCGCGCGGCCCGCCGTGCTGGCGGCCGCCAGCCAGCCCTTCCCCGACACGCTGCGCGCGGCATTCTCTGCCCTGCAGCAACCGGGCGAGGACGAGATCCATCGCGAGGCGCTGGCAGCCAATGCGCTGGCGCAGGTCTACGCCGACTGCGTGGCCGCACTGCTGGGCGAGGCACAGGTCGACGCGGCCGCAGTGGCCGCGATCGGCGCCCACGGCCAGACCATCCGCCACCGGCCGGGCCTGTATGACGGCATCGGCTACACCCGCCAGAGCCAGCATCCGGCGCGTCTGGCCGAGCTGGCCGGCATCGACGTGGTGGCGGACTTCCGCAGCCGCGACCTCGCCGCCGGCGGCCAGGGCGCGCCGCTGGTGCCGGCGCTGCACCATGCGCTGTTCGGCAGCGACGCCGAAACCCGCGTTGCCTGCAATATCGGGGGCATCTCCAATATCAGCATCCTGCCCGCGGCGGGCGGCGCCGTCAGCGGCTTCGACTGCGGCCCGGGCAATGCGCTGCTCGACTACTGGATCGGCCGCCACCGCGGGCTTCCCTTTGACAGCAACGGCGACTGGGCCGCGAGCGGGCGTGTCGACGCCGCACTGCTGGCGCAGTGCCTGGATGAGCCCTACTTCAGCGCAGCGCCGCCCAAGAGCACCGGGCGCGACCTGTTCCATCCGGGCTGGCTCGAAGCCCGTCTCGCCTCGTTCCAGCACCTCGCACCTGTCGATGTGCAGGCGACGCTGGCCGCGCTGACGGCCGAGGCCATCGCGCGCGACGTGCGCACCCACGCGCCCGATGCGCGCCGCCTGATTGTCTGCGGCGGCGGCGCCCGCAATGCGTTCGTGATGGCACGGCTGGTGCAGGCATTGCCCTGCGTGGCCATCGAGACCTCGGAAGACTACGGCGTGCCGGTGTCGCAGGTCGAAGCCATCGCCTTTGCCTGGCTGGCACGCCAGTGCCTGCTGCGCCAGCCCGGCAACGTGCCCACCGTGACCGGCGCCGCCGGGCCGCGCGTGCTGGGCGCAATCTATCCGCGCTAA
- the dtd gene encoding D-aminoacyl-tRNA deacylase: MIALIQRVAQARVTVEGRTTGEIGAGLLALVCAERGDTEAQAERLLAKMLSYRVFSDAAGKMNLPVQNMDGNGNAGGLLVVSQFTLAADTNSGTRPSFTPAASPEDGRRLYEHFVAQARAAHPQVQTGEFGAMMQVSLVNDGPVTFWLRVPPA; the protein is encoded by the coding sequence ATGATCGCGCTGATCCAGCGGGTGGCCCAGGCCCGCGTCACGGTAGAAGGCCGCACCACCGGTGAAATCGGCGCCGGCCTGCTGGCGCTGGTCTGTGCCGAGCGCGGCGACACCGAGGCGCAGGCCGAGCGGCTGCTGGCCAAGATGCTGTCGTACCGGGTGTTTTCCGATGCGGCCGGCAAGATGAACCTGCCGGTGCAGAACATGGACGGCAACGGCAACGCCGGCGGGCTGCTGGTGGTGTCGCAGTTCACGCTGGCGGCCGATACCAACAGCGGCACGCGGCCGAGTTTCACGCCCGCTGCCTCGCCCGAGGACGGCCGGCGCCTGTACGAGCATTTCGTGGCGCAGGCGCGCGCCGCCCATCCGCAGGTGCAGACCGGCGAGTTCGGCGCGATGATGCAGGTCAGCCTGGTCAACGACGGCCCGGTCACCTTCTGGCTGCGGGTGCCGCCGGCCTGA
- the erpA gene encoding iron-sulfur cluster insertion protein ErpA gives MNAVAEAPVTEDVPAPFVFTDSAADKVKQLIEEEGNAELKLRVFVQGGGCSGFQYGFTFDEEVNEDDTTMVKNGVTLLIDSMSYQYLVGAEIDYKEDINGAQFVIKNPNASTTCGCGSSFSV, from the coding sequence ATGAACGCAGTCGCAGAGGCACCCGTTACCGAGGACGTGCCGGCACCGTTCGTCTTTACCGACAGCGCCGCCGACAAGGTCAAGCAGTTGATCGAGGAAGAGGGCAATGCCGAGCTGAAACTGCGCGTGTTCGTGCAGGGCGGCGGCTGCTCCGGCTTCCAGTATGGCTTCACCTTCGATGAGGAAGTCAACGAAGACGACACCACCATGGTCAAGAACGGCGTCACGCTGCTGATCGACTCGATGAGCTACCAGTACCTGGTCGGCGCCGAGATCGATTACAAGGAAGACATCAACGGCGCGCAGTTCGTGATCAAGAACCCGAATGCCTCGACCACCTGCGGTTGCGGCTCGTCGTTCTCGGTCTGA
- a CDS encoding M23 family metallopeptidase, which yields MWSRLREVFARELVVLVDPTNPQHARRRKQLTASVGAIFTLGMAAAMGVAPRSAFDDPLAPRTQQALRMPDVREQLEQLTDNQAVYVREERMQRGDTIASLLKRLGVDDADAQAFIVKNPTARGLFNLNPGQAVQAEIDESNTLVSLQANLGGDAAASRELVIERVRAASDDTAATYKAKVQRVDNDVHYEMASGAISAGGFFKAMDAANVPDEVVQQMLSIFSGVIDFHHDIASGDRFRIIYEAGFRDGTFVRNGRVVALELINRNQLHQALWFAPEDSKDGGAYYTFDGRSMKRPFLRSPVEFSRVSSGFGGREHPLHHDWAQHKGVDFAAPTGTKVLATGDGVVEFVGQQNGYGNIVILNHANGYSTYYAHLSGFAGMRQGQPVRQGQLIGYVGSTGWATGPHLHYEFRFNDVPQNPLTITLMESPTLTGKSRQEFLTYTSGLLSRINALRTYNVLTASN from the coding sequence ATGTGGTCCAGACTCCGCGAAGTTTTCGCGCGTGAGCTGGTGGTTCTTGTCGATCCGACCAACCCCCAGCACGCGCGGCGGCGCAAACAACTGACGGCCTCGGTGGGCGCAATCTTCACGCTCGGCATGGCCGCGGCGATGGGCGTTGCGCCGCGCAGCGCCTTTGACGATCCGCTCGCACCGCGCACGCAGCAGGCGCTGCGCATGCCCGACGTGCGCGAGCAACTTGAACAGCTTACCGACAACCAGGCCGTCTACGTACGCGAAGAGCGCATGCAGCGCGGCGACACCATCGCCAGCCTGCTCAAGCGGCTGGGCGTGGACGATGCCGACGCGCAGGCGTTCATCGTCAAGAACCCGACCGCGCGCGGCCTGTTCAACCTGAACCCGGGCCAGGCGGTGCAGGCGGAGATCGACGAAAGCAACACGCTGGTGTCGCTGCAGGCCAACCTGGGCGGCGATGCAGCCGCCTCGCGCGAGCTGGTGATCGAGCGCGTGCGCGCGGCCAGCGACGATACCGCCGCCACCTACAAGGCCAAGGTGCAGCGCGTCGACAACGACGTGCACTACGAGATGGCCTCGGGCGCGATTTCCGCGGGCGGCTTCTTCAAGGCCATGGACGCGGCCAACGTGCCCGACGAAGTCGTGCAGCAGATGCTGTCGATCTTCTCCGGCGTGATCGACTTCCACCACGACATCGCCAGCGGCGACCGCTTCCGCATCATCTACGAAGCGGGCTTCCGCGACGGCACCTTCGTGCGCAACGGCCGCGTGGTCGCATTGGAGCTGATCAACCGCAACCAGCTGCACCAGGCGCTGTGGTTCGCGCCCGAGGACAGCAAAGACGGCGGCGCCTACTACACCTTCGACGGGCGCAGCATGAAGCGGCCGTTCCTGCGTTCGCCGGTGGAATTCTCGCGCGTGTCGTCGGGCTTCGGCGGCCGCGAGCACCCTCTGCATCATGACTGGGCGCAGCACAAGGGCGTGGACTTCGCCGCCCCGACCGGCACCAAGGTGCTGGCCACCGGCGACGGCGTGGTCGAGTTCGTGGGCCAGCAGAACGGCTACGGCAATATCGTCATCCTGAACCACGCCAACGGCTACTCGACCTACTATGCGCACCTGTCCGGCTTTGCCGGCATGCGCCAGGGCCAGCCGGTGCGCCAGGGCCAGCTGATCGGCTATGTCGGCTCGACCGGCTGGGCCACCGGCCCGCACCTGCACTATGAGTTCCGCTTCAACGACGTGCCGCAGAACCCGCTGACCATCACGCTGATGGAATCGCCGACGCTGACCGGCAAGTCGCGCCAGGAATTCCTGACCTACACCAGCGGGCTGCTCAGCCGCATCAATGCGCTGCGCACCTACAACGTGCTGACCGCCTCCAACTGA
- a CDS encoding histidine phosphatase family protein, giving the protein MSQSPGPHSLAYTHLIVIRHGETAWNRERRLQGQLDIPLNETGRAQARALATALAGEPIDAVYASDLSRAMETAAPLAEVLGLQVRPDVRLRERSYGTLQGKTYAEVAEHLPEDFARWQARVPDYAPPEGESLLGFHERAVEVVLALSRRHPGERIALVAHGGVLDCLYREATGMTLEAPRQHELLNASVNRLRSDSTHLTLAQWGDVSHLENLALDEVDRRVP; this is encoded by the coding sequence ATGTCGCAAAGCCCCGGGCCGCATTCGCTGGCCTATACCCACCTGATCGTGATCCGCCACGGCGAAACGGCCTGGAACCGGGAGCGCCGGCTGCAGGGCCAGCTCGACATTCCCCTGAACGAGACCGGCCGCGCCCAGGCGCGCGCGCTGGCCACTGCGCTGGCGGGCGAGCCGATCGATGCGGTATATGCCAGCGACCTGTCGCGTGCGATGGAAACCGCTGCGCCGCTGGCCGAGGTGCTGGGGCTGCAGGTGCGCCCCGATGTGCGCCTGCGCGAGCGTAGCTACGGCACACTGCAGGGCAAGACCTACGCCGAAGTGGCCGAGCACCTGCCCGAGGATTTTGCCCGCTGGCAGGCGCGCGTGCCGGACTACGCGCCGCCTGAAGGCGAGTCGCTGCTGGGCTTCCATGAGCGCGCGGTCGAGGTGGTGCTGGCGCTGTCGCGCCGGCATCCCGGCGAGCGCATCGCGCTGGTGGCGCACGGCGGCGTGCTCGACTGCCTGTACCGCGAGGCCACCGGCATGACGCTGGAAGCGCCGCGCCAGCATGAACTGCTCAATGCCAGCGTCAACCGTCTACGCAGCGACAGCACCCACCTGACGCTGGCGCAGTGGGGCGATGTCAGCCACCTGGAAAACCTGGCGCTGGACGAGGTGGACCGGCGCGTGCCGTAG
- the tyrS gene encoding tyrosine--tRNA ligase: protein MTEVATGPTAKYPLTPSVMQALEVSKRGCDELLIESEWAQKLARSEATGVPLRIKLGLDPTAPDIHIGHTVVLNKLRQLQDLGHQVIFLIGDFTSTIGDPSGRNSTRPPLTREQIEANAQTYYRQASLVLDPARTEIRYNSEWCDPLGARGMIQLAAKYTVARMMERDDFTKRFRSGIPISVHEFLYPLMQGYDSVALKSDLELGGTDQKFNLLVGRELQKEYGQEPQCILTMPLLVGLDGVEKMSKSKGNYVGVTEAPNEMFGKLMSISDDLMWQYYTLLSFRPLAEIELMKQEIALGRNPRDCKVLLAQEIVARFHSQADAEKALEDFNHRARGGVPDDIPAVSLSGAPLGIAQLLKQANLVPSTSEANRNIEQGGVKIDGATVSDKATRVAAGTYVVQVGKRRFARVTLA, encoded by the coding sequence ATGACTGAAGTTGCCACGGGCCCCACGGCCAAATACCCCCTGACGCCGTCGGTGATGCAGGCCCTGGAAGTCTCCAAGCGAGGCTGCGACGAGCTGCTGATCGAATCCGAGTGGGCGCAGAAGCTGGCGCGCAGCGAGGCCACCGGCGTGCCGCTGCGCATCAAGCTGGGCCTGGATCCGACCGCGCCCGACATCCATATCGGCCATACCGTGGTGCTGAACAAGCTGCGCCAGCTGCAGGACCTCGGCCACCAGGTGATCTTCCTGATCGGCGACTTCACCTCGACCATCGGCGATCCGTCGGGCCGCAACAGCACGCGCCCGCCGCTCACGCGCGAGCAGATCGAGGCCAACGCGCAGACCTACTACCGCCAGGCCAGCCTGGTGCTGGACCCGGCCCGCACCGAGATCCGCTACAACAGCGAGTGGTGCGATCCGCTGGGCGCGCGCGGCATGATCCAGCTGGCGGCAAAGTACACCGTGGCGCGCATGATGGAGCGCGACGATTTCACCAAGCGCTTCCGCTCCGGGATTCCGATTTCCGTGCACGAGTTCCTCTACCCGTTGATGCAGGGCTATGACTCGGTCGCGCTCAAGTCAGACCTGGAGCTCGGCGGCACCGACCAGAAGTTCAACCTGCTGGTCGGGCGCGAGCTGCAGAAGGAATACGGCCAGGAGCCGCAGTGCATCCTGACCATGCCGCTGCTGGTGGGCCTGGACGGCGTCGAGAAGATGTCCAAGTCCAAGGGCAACTATGTCGGCGTGACCGAGGCGCCCAACGAGATGTTCGGCAAGCTGATGAGCATCTCGGACGACCTGATGTGGCAGTACTACACGCTGCTGTCGTTCCGCCCGCTGGCCGAGATCGAGCTGATGAAGCAGGAAATCGCGCTGGGCCGCAATCCGCGCGACTGCAAGGTGCTGCTGGCGCAGGAGATCGTGGCGCGCTTCCACAGCCAGGCCGATGCCGAGAAGGCACTGGAAGATTTCAACCACCGCGCCCGCGGCGGCGTGCCGGACGATATCCCGGCAGTCAGCCTGAGCGGCGCGCCGCTGGGCATCGCGCAGCTGCTCAAGCAGGCCAACCTGGTGCCGTCCACCTCGGAAGCCAACCGCAATATCGAGCAGGGCGGCGTCAAGATCGACGGCGCCACGGTCAGCGACAAGGCCACCAGGGTGGCCGCCGGCACCTATGTCGTGCAGGTCGGCAAGCGCCGCTTCGCGCGCGTGACGCTGGCCTGA
- a CDS encoding phytanoyl-CoA dioxygenase family protein: MNITQEQIDTYQRDGVLVLRGAFTDWVERLRDGFAQNLAEPGPFAIENVRPGESGRFFEDYCNWQRITPFDDFIRQSPAAAIAGRIMQSQAVQVFHEHILVKEPGTAKPTPWHQDLPYYCVDGTQTASYWIPLDPVTQANTLRVVAGSHRWPRLVRPKRWASNENFYGGDDAFMEMPDVEDGSYTLLTPELEPGDAVVFDFRTVHGAAGNTGSGRRRAFSARFLGDDVRFMQRPGRTSPPFPGIDQQTGERMREDWFPVVWRAAR; this comes from the coding sequence ATGAACATCACCCAGGAACAGATCGACACCTACCAGCGCGACGGCGTGCTGGTGCTGCGCGGCGCCTTCACCGACTGGGTCGAACGGCTGCGCGACGGCTTTGCGCAGAACTTGGCCGAGCCCGGCCCCTTTGCCATCGAGAACGTACGGCCCGGCGAAAGCGGGCGCTTCTTCGAGGACTACTGCAACTGGCAGCGCATTACGCCGTTCGATGACTTTATCCGTCAGTCGCCGGCGGCTGCCATTGCCGGGCGCATCATGCAGTCGCAGGCGGTGCAGGTGTTCCACGAACACATCCTGGTCAAGGAGCCCGGCACGGCCAAGCCCACGCCGTGGCACCAGGACCTGCCCTACTACTGTGTCGACGGCACCCAGACCGCGAGCTACTGGATCCCGCTGGATCCGGTGACGCAGGCCAATACCCTGCGCGTGGTGGCCGGCTCGCACCGCTGGCCGCGGCTGGTGCGGCCCAAGCGCTGGGCCAGCAACGAGAACTTCTATGGAGGTGACGACGCCTTCATGGAGATGCCGGACGTGGAAGACGGTAGCTACACCCTGCTCACACCGGAACTGGAGCCGGGCGATGCCGTGGTGTTCGACTTCCGTACCGTGCACGGCGCTGCCGGCAATACCGGCAGCGGGCGCCGGCGCGCGTTCTCGGCGCGTTTCCTGGGCGATGACGTGCGCTTCATGCAGCGGCCCGGGCGCACCTCGCCGCCCTTCCCCGGCATCGATCAGCAGACCGGCGAGCGCATGCGCGAAGATTGGTTTCCCGTGGTCTGGCGCGCCGCCCGGTAA
- the rpsI gene encoding 30S ribosomal protein S9, with translation MIGNWNYGTGRRKSAVARVFIKSGKGDIIVNGKPIKEYFARETSLMIVRQPLELTAHAETFDIKVNVTGGGETGQAGAVRHGITRALIDYDATLKSALSKAGYVTRDAREVERKKVGFHKARRRKQFSKR, from the coding sequence ATGATCGGTAACTGGAATTACGGTACTGGCCGCCGCAAGAGCGCTGTGGCTCGTGTCTTCATCAAGTCGGGCAAGGGCGATATCATCGTCAACGGCAAGCCCATCAAAGAGTATTTCGCTCGCGAAACCTCGCTGATGATCGTGCGCCAGCCCCTGGAACTGACCGCTCACGCTGAAACGTTCGACATCAAGGTCAACGTGACCGGCGGTGGCGAAACCGGCCAGGCCGGCGCAGTGCGCCACGGCATCACCCGCGCCCTGATCGACTACGATGCGACCCTGAAGTCGGCCCTGTCGAAGGCTGGCTACGTCACGCGCGATGCACGTGAAGTCGAGCGTAAGAAGGTCGGCTTCCACAAGGCGCGTCGTCGCAAGCAGTTCTCGAAGCGCTGA
- the rplM gene encoding 50S ribosomal protein L13 yields MKTFSAKPHEVKRDWYVIDATDKVLGRVASEVARRLRGKHKPEFTPHVDTGDYIIIVNAAKLRVTGTKETDKKYYRHSGYPGGIYETTFGKMQQRFPGRALEKAVKGMLPKGPLGYAMIKKLKVYAEAEHPHEAQQPKALEI; encoded by the coding sequence ATGAAGACCTTTTCCGCCAAGCCTCATGAGGTAAAGCGCGACTGGTACGTGATTGACGCGACGGACAAAGTCCTCGGCCGTGTCGCCAGCGAAGTGGCACGCCGTCTGCGCGGCAAGCACAAGCCGGAATTCACTCCGCACGTCGACACGGGTGATTACATCATCATCGTCAATGCAGCCAAGCTGCGTGTCACGGGTACCAAGGAAACGGACAAGAAGTACTATCGCCATTCGGGCTACCCGGGCGGTATCTACGAAACGACGTTCGGCAAGATGCAGCAGCGTTTCCCGGGCCGTGCCCTGGAAAAGGCTGTCAAGGGCATGCTGCCGAAGGGTCCGCTGGGCTACGCGATGATCAAGAAGCTGAAGGTTTACGCCGAAGCCGAGCATCCGCATGAAGCGCAGCAGCCCAAGGCGCTGGAAATCTAA